In one Corallococcus sp. EGB genomic region, the following are encoded:
- a CDS encoding threonine synthase → MALEHLVRATCVRCGSHYGTQGVSTCPGCGIEGILDLEFDYAAVARTLTRESLRSRAANQWRYLELLPVDGTRELPHLQVGMTPAYDAPRLAAAVGVRALKVKDEGRNPTASFKDRASAVGVLKAREQGSRVIACASAGNAAASLAGFSAALGLKSVIFVPERTPEPKVTQVLVFGGTVLRVKGSYDEAYAVCQDACARFGWYNRNCAVNPYLIEGKKTVGLELAEQLAEALPDWVVFSVGDGCTLAGAWKGLWEMHRLGFISRLPRMLGVQAREAAPLVDEYLRPQGSIRPVEARTLADSIAVGQPRNWRKALRAIRESRGAMIAVDDASILEAMRRTAQLAAVFAEPAGACAVAGLRRAVEQGIVGRDESALVVITGNGLKDIRSATQASAQPIDLPEDTTALEAVLRARQLI, encoded by the coding sequence ATGGCTCTTGAGCATCTGGTCCGGGCGACCTGTGTGCGCTGCGGCAGCCACTACGGCACGCAAGGTGTCTCCACCTGCCCTGGGTGTGGCATCGAAGGCATCTTGGACCTCGAGTTTGACTACGCCGCCGTGGCGCGGACGCTCACCCGGGAGTCGCTGCGCTCCCGCGCGGCGAACCAGTGGCGCTACCTGGAGCTGCTTCCGGTGGACGGGACCCGGGAATTGCCTCATCTCCAGGTCGGGATGACGCCCGCCTACGACGCGCCACGGCTGGCGGCCGCGGTGGGCGTGAGGGCGTTGAAGGTGAAGGACGAAGGCCGCAACCCCACGGCGTCCTTCAAGGACCGCGCGAGCGCCGTCGGCGTCCTCAAGGCTCGCGAGCAGGGGAGCCGGGTCATCGCCTGTGCCTCGGCCGGCAACGCGGCCGCTTCGCTCGCGGGGTTCTCCGCGGCCCTGGGCTTGAAGAGCGTCATCTTCGTCCCGGAGCGCACGCCCGAGCCCAAGGTGACGCAGGTCCTTGTCTTTGGAGGCACCGTCCTGCGCGTGAAGGGCTCGTACGACGAAGCCTACGCGGTCTGTCAGGACGCTTGTGCGCGCTTCGGTTGGTACAACCGCAACTGCGCGGTGAATCCCTACCTCATCGAGGGCAAGAAGACCGTCGGGCTGGAGCTGGCGGAGCAGCTCGCAGAGGCATTGCCAGACTGGGTGGTCTTCTCCGTGGGAGATGGCTGCACCCTGGCCGGCGCCTGGAAGGGGCTGTGGGAGATGCACCGACTGGGGTTCATCTCCCGGCTGCCGCGCATGCTCGGCGTCCAGGCTCGGGAGGCCGCGCCCCTGGTGGACGAATACCTCCGACCGCAGGGATCCATCCGTCCGGTGGAGGCCCGGACCCTCGCGGATTCCATCGCGGTGGGACAGCCGCGCAACTGGCGCAAGGCATTGCGTGCCATCCGCGAGTCGCGGGGCGCCATGATCGCGGTGGACGACGCGAGCATCCTGGAGGCGATGCGGAGGACTGCCCAGCTCGCGGCCGTCTTCGCCGAGCCCGCGGGGGCTTGTGCTGTCGCGGGGCTGCGCCGCGCGGTGGAGCAGGGAATCGTGGGGCGCGACGAGTCCGCGCTCGTCGTCATCACCGGCAATGGGCTCAAGGACATCCGGAGCGCGACCCAGGCCTCCGCCCAGCCTATTGACCTGCCCGAGGACACGACGGCCCTGGAGGCGGTCCTCAGGGCACGCCAGTTGATCTGA
- a CDS encoding aspartyl/asparaginyl beta-hydroxylase domain-containing protein: MEDTHSSSSTGNPIPPRPSGLREGLKQQARELAGTALTHGALFTARQVTQAIHKRPEASHTFFDPSGFPFAARMERDWRVIREELDAVMRGVDLVPNFQDLMPEQRELTTDDRWKTFVFYGYGVKFEDNCRRCPRTTRLLESIPGMTSAMFSILRGRKHIPPHSGHYKGVLRYHLGLLVPEPADACHIRVGDKTASWREGQSLIFDDTHDHEVRKDNDGDRVVLFVDFLRPLPPVLSGLNRTVVKLISLSPYITRSEQNARKWEDYFGEEFDLVRNPPSGKRD; encoded by the coding sequence ATGGAAGACACCCACAGCTCCTCCAGCACCGGGAACCCCATCCCCCCGCGCCCCTCGGGTCTGCGCGAGGGGCTGAAACAACAGGCACGGGAGTTGGCCGGCACGGCGCTCACGCACGGGGCCCTCTTCACGGCCAGGCAGGTCACCCAGGCCATCCACAAGCGGCCGGAGGCGAGCCACACCTTCTTCGACCCCTCGGGGTTTCCGTTCGCCGCCCGCATGGAGCGCGACTGGAGGGTCATCCGCGAGGAATTGGACGCGGTGATGCGAGGGGTGGATCTGGTCCCCAACTTCCAGGACCTGATGCCGGAGCAGCGCGAGCTGACCACGGATGATCGCTGGAAGACGTTCGTCTTCTACGGCTACGGCGTGAAGTTCGAGGACAACTGCCGCCGGTGTCCGCGGACGACGCGCCTCTTGGAGAGCATCCCGGGCATGACGAGCGCCATGTTCTCCATCCTCCGGGGCCGCAAGCACATCCCCCCGCACTCAGGGCACTACAAGGGCGTGCTGCGCTACCACCTGGGTCTGCTGGTCCCCGAACCCGCGGACGCGTGTCACATCCGCGTGGGCGACAAGACGGCCTCCTGGCGCGAAGGGCAGAGCCTCATCTTCGACGACACCCACGACCATGAGGTGCGCAAGGACAACGACGGGGACCGCGTGGTGCTCTTCGTGGACTTCCTGAGGCCGCTGCCGCCGGTGTTGTCCGGCCTCAACCGGACGGTGGTGAAGCTCATCAGCCTGTCGCCCTACATCACCCGAAGCGAGCAGAACGCACGGAAGTGGGAGGACTACTTTGGCGAGGAGTTCGACCTCGTGCGCAATCCCCCGTCCGGCAAGCGGGACTGA
- a CDS encoding biosynthetic peptidoglycan transglycosylase gives MTARPRWTTWWGRTALVLGLGGLGVAGASFAVAAVQAPSTAQVARLAEEAPRRTSYMQQAVLEERLDAEHALEWVDLNDLSPRVLCAVVMAEDPIFFRHHGFNYGLMLSALVSQLQGRTIGSSTLSQQLARNLYLGPEQTLSRKLREAVIAERLEETLGKRRILELYINVAEWGPRVWGLAQASQHYWGKPPTQLTVFEAVFLASLLPAPSRPLVDDNLERSAFIQRIVLDVLHGATVINADEWRLSHQRLEGIYRALHASMPLHEALALPVEDALALPPGPAQSQPDMSSLQPSPPIPEEQLLAEQCGLERAEAHFGPF, from the coding sequence GTGACGGCTCGACCGCGATGGACGACGTGGTGGGGGCGGACCGCGCTCGTCCTGGGCCTGGGCGGCCTGGGCGTGGCGGGCGCGTCTTTCGCGGTGGCCGCGGTCCAGGCTCCCTCCACCGCGCAGGTCGCACGTCTCGCGGAAGAGGCACCGCGGCGCACGAGCTACATGCAACAGGCCGTGCTCGAAGAGCGGCTGGACGCGGAGCACGCATTGGAGTGGGTGGACCTGAACGATCTGTCCCCCCGCGTCCTCTGCGCGGTGGTGATGGCGGAGGATCCCATCTTCTTCCGGCACCATGGCTTCAACTACGGCCTGATGCTCTCCGCGCTGGTCAGCCAGCTCCAGGGAAGGACCATTGGCAGCAGCACGCTGTCCCAGCAACTGGCGCGCAACCTCTACCTGGGCCCCGAACAGACGCTGTCACGCAAGCTGCGCGAGGCCGTCATCGCCGAGCGGTTGGAAGAGACGCTGGGCAAGCGCCGCATCCTCGAGCTCTACATCAACGTCGCCGAGTGGGGCCCCAGGGTCTGGGGCCTCGCGCAGGCCAGCCAGCACTACTGGGGCAAGCCCCCGACGCAGCTCACCGTCTTCGAGGCGGTGTTCCTGGCCTCGCTGCTGCCAGCGCCCTCGCGTCCGCTGGTGGACGACAACCTGGAGCGGTCCGCCTTCATCCAGCGCATCGTCCTGGACGTGCTCCACGGCGCCACGGTGATCAACGCGGACGAGTGGCGTCTGTCCCACCAACGCCTGGAGGGAATCTACCGGGCGCTGCATGCGAGCATGCCGCTGCACGAGGCGCTGGCGTTGCCCGTCGAGGACGCGCTGGCGCTACCTCCGGGGCCCGCCCAGTCCCAACCCGACATGTCCAGCCTCCAGCCGTCGCCGCCCATCCCCGAAGAGCAATTGCTCGCGGAGCAATGTGGCCTGGAGCGGGCCGAAGCGCACTTCGGCCCCTTCTAG
- a CDS encoding tetratricopeptide repeat protein, with protein sequence MSERNDVTRPSSSASVPPPGAPEPVGTAATLAQSLSTLPAPVPQASAEDDARERIASMEREAKALATTEPQTAALLFHEVGLLWEEPLKNPRNAAVAFQNAYKLAPRFLANIRAARRLFADVGNWQMVVQLIDAELVASEDPRQQASLLFEKGQILEERLSRDNDAADALRQALDRKPTDVTLLTQLESVYASRNDAAALVEIYRLLAAAVVPPSLRAHYLTSAGMLLEERLKQKDAAAAAFREAFALDRSDPLLQAAIKRVAEREGRTDELLSALLSEAEGQGSQGAPAYLHIAKVHDRLGRKDDALSALLAARRVSPHEPLVLSALAGIYETQGRFEELADVLLAWVGSINDESELVAINLRLAALYEDDLKRDQEAAARYQAILARIPSHAAALAGLGKLCFRMKNWEGLVAVFDAEVTAAEDAKGKAARMYKAAEILEERLSRQEDAIARYNACLQLQPGYLPAQKALTRLYERQGRFAELVSMYEQDLLQTSDRDQVITTLNKMAVIYEDRLGDLDHAIECMKRILDLASDHLPTLRNLARLYERAGRFRELLETNDLEASFAGDTKQVLSLLHRNAEILDEHLKDRVGAITAYERVLALSPSYLPALKALGRLYAQDARWEKLIDMYRAESEISPSTDAAAALIYKIGELYEHRLKQENEALASYQEALMLAPSYFPALRALARIHRAHGAWESLVEVLRADAANRTDPLERANALYQAAAIWEDQLGRPELAIDGYQEVLRLTPGHAATLRALERLYVAQDNVKELVSILDRETQVGQTPAAKVTAYLKLARLYLDRFQEPSRAAQCCESVLGLEPGNLTALSLLERIRVSDRPRRAELRARIAERVTDPRLSSALRLLAAADQEKGQPTERTLEVYQRAFDADPSDARLAFGLERVLRQSGDIAGLSRMYGMRLAVTTEATEALELLLRAADLAEKNPNQEQAAALYRQALELQAQCLPALQGARRVALRRGDFATARAMMEAEARSSRDTKSAIEGFVAAAKLAAQKLNDPDGAAALYRLALERDPLHPGAATGLEELLAQRGGSSDLAALHERRAEARLAQRDAEAAAAAYVTAARLHNVALGDRARALAVLEKALAARPGFPDALETRGLLLLESQQYAEAAQMLGQRVQQGGDPRVLAQHHLTLGGLYQQHLNDPGRAAAHLQTALATLPRHPEALERLATVYAQGRNFGGAVDCLRRLLDQDLPNDARARFTVELARIHEEGLGDVASATALYKKALELMPGEPTLVDRLVVLYERQRNLPELAQMLEAQAAATASTDVKRAATLRMRVASFYAGPLAEPARATVIYRQLVEQDAQNLQARAALAELYGRDMASYPLAIEEHRQILRQDPGRVESLHALFKLWESQKQQDKAFAVAAVLTFMRATNEVEQAFYSEARVRQPQEPRESLPATDVDTVLMHPAARGAVTELLRAMGEHLGKVYPPQFEMLGVNPKQDKLKPDSAVFKAVRAVAQTFGVDEFEVYLARRGLLQLETTEPLSLCVGQDVVRRFNAREQKFLIGKAVLGLLNKTAVLSKLSQGETVDLFGNAIRVHVPQFNGLGRRNDDTTKQLKKAFSRKAMKASEAPAQALSEQSKIDVATVVDALGFSADRAGLLVCGDPSVGLTMVLREDPNIVANRQDSSTDAILQAVRERADLKALLSWLLTDDFFRLRQRIGLAL encoded by the coding sequence ATGAGCGAGCGCAATGACGTCACGCGGCCTTCGTCCTCCGCATCGGTGCCTCCCCCCGGAGCCCCCGAACCGGTGGGCACTGCCGCGACACTCGCCCAGAGCCTGAGCACCCTCCCCGCCCCTGTCCCCCAGGCCAGCGCCGAGGACGACGCCCGCGAGCGCATCGCCTCCATGGAGCGCGAGGCGAAGGCGCTCGCCACCACCGAGCCGCAGACGGCCGCCCTCCTCTTCCATGAGGTCGGCCTCCTCTGGGAGGAGCCGCTCAAGAATCCCCGCAACGCCGCCGTCGCGTTCCAGAACGCGTACAAGCTGGCGCCGCGCTTCCTCGCCAACATCCGCGCCGCTCGCCGCCTCTTCGCCGACGTGGGCAACTGGCAGATGGTCGTGCAGCTCATCGACGCGGAGCTCGTCGCCTCCGAGGATCCTCGCCAGCAGGCCTCGCTCCTCTTCGAGAAGGGGCAGATCCTCGAGGAGCGCCTGTCCCGCGACAACGACGCCGCGGATGCCCTGCGCCAGGCCCTGGACCGCAAGCCCACCGACGTCACCCTCCTCACCCAGCTGGAGTCCGTCTACGCCTCGCGCAACGACGCCGCCGCGCTGGTGGAGATCTACCGGCTGCTCGCGGCCGCCGTCGTCCCGCCGTCCCTTCGCGCCCACTACCTCACCTCCGCGGGCATGCTCCTGGAGGAGCGCCTCAAGCAGAAGGACGCCGCCGCCGCGGCCTTCCGCGAGGCGTTCGCGCTCGACCGCTCCGACCCGCTGCTCCAGGCCGCCATCAAGCGCGTCGCCGAGCGCGAGGGCCGCACCGACGAGCTGCTCTCCGCCCTCCTCTCCGAGGCCGAGGGCCAGGGCTCCCAGGGCGCTCCCGCCTACCTCCACATCGCCAAGGTCCATGACCGCCTGGGCCGCAAGGACGACGCCCTGTCCGCGCTGCTCGCCGCTCGCCGCGTGAGCCCTCATGAGCCGCTGGTGCTCAGCGCGCTCGCCGGCATCTACGAGACCCAAGGGCGCTTCGAGGAGCTGGCCGACGTGCTGCTCGCGTGGGTGGGCTCCATCAACGACGAGAGCGAGCTCGTCGCCATCAACCTGCGCCTCGCCGCGCTGTACGAGGACGACCTCAAGCGCGACCAGGAGGCCGCCGCCCGCTACCAGGCCATCCTCGCCCGCATCCCGAGCCACGCCGCCGCGCTCGCGGGCCTGGGCAAGCTTTGCTTCCGGATGAAGAACTGGGAGGGGCTCGTCGCCGTCTTCGACGCGGAGGTCACCGCCGCCGAGGACGCCAAGGGCAAGGCCGCGCGCATGTACAAGGCGGCCGAGATCCTCGAGGAGCGCCTGAGCCGCCAGGAGGACGCCATCGCGCGCTACAACGCGTGCCTCCAGTTGCAGCCGGGCTACCTCCCCGCCCAGAAGGCCCTCACCCGCCTCTACGAGCGCCAGGGCCGCTTCGCGGAGCTGGTCTCGATGTACGAGCAGGACCTGCTCCAGACGTCCGACCGCGATCAGGTCATCACCACGCTCAACAAGATGGCGGTCATCTACGAGGACCGCCTGGGTGACCTGGACCACGCCATCGAGTGCATGAAGCGCATCCTCGACCTGGCGTCGGATCACCTGCCCACGCTGCGCAACCTGGCCCGCCTCTACGAGCGCGCCGGGCGCTTCCGTGAGCTGCTGGAGACCAACGACCTGGAGGCGTCGTTCGCTGGCGACACCAAGCAGGTGCTGTCGCTGCTCCACCGCAACGCGGAGATCCTGGACGAGCACCTGAAGGACCGCGTGGGCGCCATCACGGCGTACGAGCGCGTGCTCGCGCTGTCGCCCTCGTACCTGCCCGCGCTCAAGGCCCTGGGCCGGCTGTACGCGCAGGATGCGCGGTGGGAGAAGCTCATCGACATGTACCGCGCGGAGTCGGAGATCTCTCCGTCCACCGACGCGGCCGCCGCGCTCATCTACAAGATTGGCGAGCTGTACGAGCACCGCCTCAAGCAGGAGAACGAGGCGCTGGCGTCGTACCAGGAGGCGCTGATGCTGGCGCCCAGCTACTTCCCGGCGCTGCGCGCGCTGGCCCGTATCCACCGGGCCCACGGCGCGTGGGAGAGCCTCGTGGAGGTGCTTCGCGCGGACGCCGCGAACCGCACGGATCCGCTGGAGCGCGCCAACGCGCTCTACCAGGCCGCGGCCATCTGGGAGGATCAGCTGGGCCGGCCGGAGCTGGCCATCGACGGCTACCAGGAAGTGCTGCGCCTCACGCCGGGCCACGCCGCCACGCTGCGCGCGCTGGAGCGCCTGTACGTCGCGCAGGACAACGTGAAGGAGCTGGTCTCCATCCTCGACCGCGAGACGCAGGTGGGCCAGACGCCCGCGGCCAAGGTGACCGCGTACCTCAAGCTCGCGCGGCTGTACCTGGACCGCTTCCAGGAGCCGTCCCGCGCCGCTCAGTGCTGCGAGTCCGTGCTGGGGCTGGAGCCCGGCAACCTCACCGCGCTGTCACTGTTGGAGCGCATCCGCGTATCGGACCGCCCCCGTCGCGCGGAGCTGCGCGCCCGCATCGCCGAGCGCGTCACCGACCCGCGCCTGTCCAGCGCGCTGCGCCTGCTGGCCGCCGCGGATCAGGAGAAGGGCCAGCCCACGGAGCGCACCCTGGAGGTCTACCAGCGCGCCTTCGACGCGGACCCCTCCGACGCGCGCCTCGCCTTCGGCCTGGAGCGCGTGCTGCGCCAGAGCGGTGACATCGCCGGTCTGTCGCGCATGTACGGCATGCGGCTGGCCGTCACCACCGAGGCCACGGAGGCGCTGGAGCTGCTCCTGCGCGCCGCGGACCTGGCGGAGAAGAACCCCAACCAGGAGCAGGCCGCCGCCCTCTACCGGCAGGCGCTGGAGCTCCAGGCGCAGTGCCTCCCCGCGCTCCAGGGCGCCCGCCGCGTGGCCCTGCGCCGCGGCGACTTCGCCACCGCGCGCGCCATGATGGAGGCCGAGGCCCGCTCGAGCCGCGACACCAAGAGCGCCATCGAGGGCTTCGTCGCCGCCGCGAAGCTCGCGGCCCAGAAGCTCAATGACCCGGACGGCGCCGCGGCCCTCTACCGCCTGGCGCTGGAGCGCGATCCGCTGCACCCGGGCGCCGCCACCGGCCTGGAGGAGCTGCTCGCGCAGCGCGGCGGCTCCTCCGACCTCGCGGCCCTGCACGAGCGCCGCGCGGAGGCCCGGCTCGCGCAGCGCGACGCGGAGGCCGCCGCTGCCGCGTACGTCACCGCGGCCCGGCTCCACAACGTGGCCCTGGGCGACCGGGCCCGCGCGCTCGCGGTGCTGGAGAAGGCGCTGGCGGCCCGGCCCGGCTTCCCCGACGCGCTGGAGACCCGCGGCCTGCTGCTCCTGGAGTCGCAGCAGTACGCGGAGGCCGCGCAGATGCTCGGCCAGCGCGTGCAGCAGGGCGGCGACCCCCGCGTGCTCGCGCAGCACCACCTGACGCTGGGCGGGCTGTATCAGCAGCACCTCAATGATCCGGGCCGCGCGGCGGCACACCTCCAGACGGCGCTGGCCACCCTGCCCCGCCACCCGGAGGCGCTGGAGCGGCTGGCCACGGTGTACGCACAGGGCCGCAACTTCGGCGGCGCGGTGGACTGCCTGCGGCGGCTGTTGGATCAGGACCTGCCCAACGACGCCCGCGCGCGCTTCACCGTGGAGCTGGCGCGCATCCATGAGGAAGGCCTGGGCGACGTCGCCTCCGCCACGGCGCTCTACAAGAAGGCGCTGGAGCTGATGCCGGGCGAGCCCACGCTGGTCGACCGGCTGGTGGTCCTCTACGAGCGCCAGCGCAACCTGCCGGAGCTGGCGCAGATGCTGGAGGCCCAGGCGGCCGCCACCGCGTCCACGGACGTCAAGCGCGCGGCGACCCTGCGCATGCGCGTGGCGAGCTTCTACGCGGGCCCCCTCGCGGAGCCCGCGCGCGCCACCGTCATCTACCGGCAGCTGGTGGAGCAGGACGCGCAGAACCTGCAGGCCCGCGCCGCGCTGGCGGAGCTGTACGGCCGCGACATGGCCAGCTACCCGCTCGCCATCGAGGAGCACCGGCAGATCCTGCGCCAGGACCCGGGCCGCGTGGAGAGCCTGCACGCGCTGTTCAAGCTGTGGGAGTCCCAGAAGCAGCAGGACAAGGCCTTCGCCGTCGCCGCGGTGCTGACCTTCATGCGCGCCACCAACGAGGTGGAGCAGGCCTTCTACTCGGAGGCCCGCGTCCGCCAGCCGCAGGAGCCGCGTGAGTCGCTGCCCGCCACGGATGTGGACACCGTCCTCATGCACCCGGCCGCGCGCGGCGCGGTGACGGAGCTCCTGCGCGCCATGGGCGAGCACCTGGGCAAGGTGTACCCGCCGCAGTTCGAGATGCTCGGCGTCAACCCGAAGCAGGACAAGCTCAAGCCGGACTCGGCGGTGTTCAAGGCCGTGCGCGCGGTGGCGCAGACCTTCGGCGTGGACGAGTTCGAGGTCTACCTCGCCCGGCGCGGCCTCTTGCAGTTGGAGACGACGGAGCCCCTGTCCCTGTGCGTGGGCCAGGACGTGGTGCGCCGCTTCAACGCCCGTGAGCAGAAGTTCCTCATCGGCAAGGCGGTGCTGGGGCTGCTCAACAAGACGGCCGTCCTCTCCAAGCTGTCCCAGGGGGAGACGGTGGACCTGTTCGGCAACGCCATCCGCGTCCACGTGCCGCAGTTCAACGGTCTGGGCCGTCGCAACGACGACACCACCAAGCAGCTCAAGAAGGCCTTCAGCCGCAAGGCGATG
- a CDS encoding glycosyltransferase, translating to MSTILFVPLPERGHVNPTFKLARALQKRGHRIIYCSLRDTEDFIRAEGFDFECLFESLYPKGFQARSKAQLGTLSGLSKLVFLRDMARRQTQMLEALLQGEFDAIVARTRPDLGVVDILLPEPFLVLHGHRVPTVTLSTSIPLRWEPRTPPTTSGLIPDEGLPTLVRNTMDWGRILLDAKLGALGSWVGLEPDAMKFRRALARKHGYPVSSLDFGGRVTGAHEPLLVPCPREFVEFRGAKRSTGLHHTGPCIDLERKEPDFPWERLEEDRPLVVCSLGTMVNQADQARRFHHSVAQAARQRPGWQFVVATNQWMEEPQGGTPANLVSVKHVPQLRMLRRATAMVTHGGFNSIKECIYFGVPMLVLPVQWDQPGVAARVAHHGLGVRASIDTLTPDLLLQQLEELIGRPAYRGALERMQSCFQAAEQEQALAGSLEQHLVRA from the coding sequence ATGTCCACCATCCTCTTCGTCCCCCTGCCCGAACGCGGGCACGTCAATCCCACGTTCAAGCTGGCCCGCGCGCTCCAGAAGCGAGGACACCGCATCATCTACTGCAGCCTCCGTGACACGGAGGACTTCATCCGCGCCGAGGGCTTTGACTTCGAGTGCCTCTTCGAGTCCCTCTACCCGAAGGGCTTCCAGGCCCGGAGCAAGGCGCAGCTCGGCACGCTGAGCGGCCTGTCCAAGCTGGTGTTCCTGCGCGACATGGCCCGCCGGCAGACACAGATGCTGGAGGCGCTGCTCCAGGGCGAGTTCGACGCGATCGTCGCGCGGACACGCCCGGACCTGGGAGTCGTCGACATCCTGTTGCCGGAGCCGTTCCTCGTCCTCCATGGTCACCGGGTCCCGACGGTGACGCTGAGCACGAGCATCCCCCTGCGCTGGGAGCCTCGGACGCCCCCGACCACTTCGGGGCTCATCCCCGACGAGGGCCTCCCCACGCTCGTCCGGAACACCATGGACTGGGGACGCATCCTGCTCGACGCGAAGCTGGGCGCGCTGGGCAGTTGGGTGGGCCTGGAGCCGGACGCGATGAAGTTCCGGCGCGCGCTCGCGCGCAAGCATGGCTACCCGGTGTCGAGCCTGGACTTCGGTGGCCGCGTCACAGGCGCGCATGAGCCCTTGCTCGTGCCCTGCCCGCGGGAGTTCGTGGAGTTCCGCGGCGCGAAGCGCTCGACCGGCCTGCACCATACGGGGCCCTGCATCGACCTGGAGCGCAAGGAGCCGGACTTCCCCTGGGAGCGCCTCGAAGAGGACCGCCCACTGGTGGTGTGCTCACTGGGGACGATGGTCAACCAGGCGGATCAGGCCCGCCGCTTCCACCACTCCGTCGCCCAGGCGGCCCGCCAGCGCCCGGGCTGGCAGTTCGTGGTCGCCACCAACCAGTGGATGGAGGAGCCCCAGGGAGGAACGCCAGCCAACCTCGTGTCCGTGAAGCACGTGCCGCAGCTGCGGATGCTCCGACGCGCGACAGCGATGGTGACCCACGGCGGCTTCAACAGCATCAAGGAATGCATCTACTTCGGCGTGCCCATGCTGGTGCTGCCGGTCCAATGGGACCAACCCGGCGTGGCCGCGCGGGTCGCTCACCACGGGCTGGGCGTACGCGCCAGCATCGACACGCTGACTCCGGACCTCCTCCTCCAGCAGCTCGAGGAGCTCATCGGCAGGCCCGCGTACCGCGGCGCCCTGGAGCGGATGCAGTCGTGCTTCCAGGCCGCAGAACAGGAGCAGGCGCTGGCCGGGTCCCTCGAACAACACCTGGTCCGGGCGTGA
- a CDS encoding DUF1015 domain-containing protein: MADLQPFRGVRPVEALGQTLCTPPYDVVNTAEARAYAEGNPRSFFHVSRPEIGLPPGTDEHSDAVHAEGRRNLERFISEGWLRQDDAPCFYLYRQRMGSHEQTGVVALARVADYDQGLIRKHELTRSDKEDDRTRHIDTLGGNDEPVFLTYRAVPSIGALMAEGTRARPQYDFTTEDGIGHTFWRVDGTLNARLTAAFHDVPMLYIADGHHRSAAASRVHSLRSQRGEGGGHGRFLAVVFPHDQMQILAYNRVVKDLNGLTPEAFLARLCERFEVSRASSEREDRPHQFGMYLEGGWHQLTARPGTFGATPTEALDVSILQNNVLGALLGIQDPRKDERIQFVGGIRGTAELERLVDSGEWRVAFSLHPTSLDQLMAIADAGEIMPPKSTWFEPKLRSGLVLHLF; this comes from the coding sequence GTGGCCGACCTGCAGCCGTTCCGTGGGGTCCGTCCCGTCGAGGCGCTGGGCCAGACGCTGTGCACGCCCCCCTACGACGTGGTGAACACGGCGGAGGCGCGCGCCTACGCCGAGGGCAACCCGCGCAGCTTCTTCCATGTCTCGCGGCCGGAGATTGGTCTGCCGCCGGGTACGGATGAGCACTCGGACGCCGTCCACGCGGAGGGCCGGCGCAACCTGGAGCGCTTCATCTCCGAAGGCTGGCTGCGACAGGACGACGCGCCGTGCTTCTACCTGTACCGGCAGCGCATGGGCTCACACGAGCAGACGGGCGTCGTCGCCCTGGCCCGCGTCGCCGACTACGACCAGGGCCTCATCCGGAAGCATGAGCTGACACGCTCGGACAAGGAGGACGATCGCACCCGGCACATCGACACGCTCGGGGGCAATGACGAACCGGTGTTCCTCACGTACCGCGCGGTGCCGTCCATTGGCGCGCTGATGGCGGAGGGAACGCGCGCACGGCCCCAGTATGACTTCACCACCGAGGATGGCATTGGCCACACCTTCTGGCGGGTGGATGGGACGCTCAACGCACGGCTCACGGCGGCGTTCCACGACGTGCCGATGCTCTATATCGCGGATGGACACCACCGCTCGGCGGCGGCCTCGCGAGTCCATTCGCTGCGCAGCCAGCGCGGTGAGGGTGGAGGCCATGGCCGCTTCCTCGCCGTGGTCTTCCCGCACGATCAGATGCAGATCCTCGCCTACAACCGCGTGGTGAAGGACCTGAACGGGCTGACGCCGGAGGCCTTCCTGGCTCGGTTGTGTGAGCGGTTCGAGGTGTCGCGCGCGTCCTCGGAGCGAGAGGACCGTCCGCACCAGTTCGGCATGTATCTGGAGGGCGGCTGGCATCAGCTCACCGCCAGGCCGGGCACTTTTGGCGCCACGCCAACGGAGGCGCTGGACGTGAGCATCCTCCAGAACAACGTGCTGGGAGCGCTGCTGGGCATCCAGGACCCTCGCAAGGACGAGCGCATCCAGTTCGTGGGGGGCATCCGGGGCACGGCGGAGCTGGAGCGCCTGGTGGACTCGGGCGAATGGCGCGTGGCTTTTTCGCTCCATCCGACGAGCCTGGATCAGTTGATGGCCATCGCGGACGCGGGGGAGATCATGCCGCCCAAGTCCACCTGGTTCGAACCGAAGCTGCGCAGCGGCCTCGTGCTGCACCTGTTCTGA